Proteins from a single region of Chloroflexota bacterium:
- a CDS encoding Rieske 2Fe-2S domain-containing protein, with translation MMAETIRDDKLTRRNFLLVLWGASTLGLSGQGLAALFQFLQPRVDAGGFGSKVVAGNLDEFRPGTVTYVQKSRCYISRLADGGMLALWQRCTHLGCTVPWREEQGQFLCPCHSSVFNRQGEVTGGPAPRPLDLFPLSVKDGKLLVDTSRPTERAAFERAQVFYPA, from the coding sequence ATGATGGCAGAGACGATCAGAGACGATAAACTCACGCGTCGGAACTTCCTGCTTGTGCTGTGGGGCGCTTCGACCCTGGGACTGTCCGGGCAGGGCTTGGCCGCGTTGTTCCAGTTCTTGCAGCCGCGCGTTGACGCGGGCGGTTTTGGAAGCAAGGTGGTTGCCGGCAATCTGGACGAGTTCCGACCGGGCACGGTCACGTACGTCCAAAAAAGCCGCTGCTATATCTCACGCCTCGCAGACGGCGGCATGCTTGCGCTCTGGCAGCGCTGCACGCATCTCGGCTGCACGGTGCCGTGGCGCGAAGAGCAGGGTCAATTTCTTTGCCCGTGCCACAGTTCGGTGTTCAACCGGCAGGGCGAAGTGACCGGCGGTCCGGCGCCGCGCCCCCTCGACCTATTCCCGCTCAGCGTCAAGGATGGCAAACTGCTTGTGGACACGAGCCGGCCGACCGAGCGCGCGGCATTTGAACGCGCCCAAGTCTTCTACCCCGCATGA
- a CDS encoding cytochrome b N-terminal domain-containing protein has protein sequence MTRTSLLARISESRVWRSFFRHGWPDNPLDRSLVMTSNVFLHLHPVKVSRKSLHWAYSFGLGVISAILFAVLVWTGVLLMFYYVPSVERAYSTMKEIQLSVPLGQFTRDMHRWAAHAMVLVVILHMARVFYTGAYKPPREFNWLIGVALLLFTLGASFTGYLLPWDQLAYWAITVGTNIAGYAPVAGPAARQMLLGGGEVGQNSLLRFYTLHIAILPLLITLFVSVHLWRVRKDGGLAANDQRAASSEH, from the coding sequence ATGACCCGCACATCGCTTCTGGCGCGCATCAGCGAATCGCGCGTGTGGCGCTCGTTTTTTCGACACGGCTGGCCGGACAATCCGCTTGACCGCTCGCTGGTGATGACCAGCAACGTCTTTCTCCACCTGCACCCGGTCAAGGTCAGCCGCAAGAGTTTGCACTGGGCGTACTCGTTCGGACTCGGCGTTATTTCCGCGATCCTGTTCGCCGTGCTCGTGTGGACCGGCGTTCTGCTGATGTTCTACTACGTGCCGTCCGTGGAGCGCGCGTACTCGACGATGAAGGAGATTCAGTTGTCCGTCCCGCTCGGCCAGTTCACACGGGACATGCACCGCTGGGCAGCGCACGCCATGGTGCTCGTCGTGATCCTGCACATGGCGCGCGTGTTTTACACCGGCGCATACAAGCCGCCGCGTGAGTTCAACTGGCTGATCGGCGTGGCGCTGCTCCTCTTCACGCTCGGCGCGAGCTTCACCGGCTATCTGCTGCCGTGGGACCAACTGGCGTACTGGGCTATCACCGTCGGCACGAACATCGCAGGCTACGCGCCGGTCGCGGGACCGGCGGCGCGCCAGATGCTGCTCGGCGGAGGCGAAGTCGGGCAGAACTCGCTCCTTCGGTTTTACACCCTGCACATCGCCATATTACCGCTGCTGATCACGCTGTTCGTGTCGGTGCACCTATGGCGCGTGCGCAAGGACGGCGGATTGGCGGCCAATGACCAGCGGGCCGCGAGCAGTGAACACTGA
- a CDS encoding c-type cytochrome — protein sequence MRPRENHNPLVAAGVVFTLAIAITFQLTLGFEPARIRSVEAADRAQARAAGNTLYAENCAACHGDQGEGKLGPALNSKAFLNATADETLVSLIRTGVPGSVMPAWGQAFGGPFTDQQAAQVVAYLRAWEPTAPDVKPVTSAPDPVRGAGVFANTCFICHGEDGQGTARAPALNDPRRLKEFDDGWYRDVIAHGRPAKGMPTWGTVLSPRQINDVVALLAAWRAGRTVTPSATLATQINSALYALRQFDRVDAAFFLSAAIPLANSAQQAEIVAVVDLVKQNHLSEAEARLLLLLPPSELGKEIFESNCASCHASDGSGGMGKNLRGSNFVKSKTDAELVTFLVAGRSGTAMNGFQGILSEEQLKYVIALMRTWR from the coding sequence ATGCGACCGCGAGAGAATCATAACCCACTTGTCGCCGCAGGAGTCGTATTCACGCTGGCGATCGCCATTACGTTCCAGCTTACTCTGGGCTTCGAGCCGGCGCGCATTCGGAGCGTCGAGGCGGCGGACCGCGCCCAGGCCCGGGCCGCGGGGAACACACTGTACGCCGAAAACTGCGCCGCCTGTCACGGCGACCAGGGCGAGGGCAAACTTGGCCCTGCGCTCAACTCAAAAGCGTTCCTCAACGCGACGGCGGACGAGACGCTCGTCAGCTTGATTCGCACGGGCGTGCCGGGCTCGGTCATGCCGGCGTGGGGACAAGCGTTCGGCGGGCCCTTCACCGACCAGCAAGCCGCGCAGGTCGTCGCCTACCTGCGCGCCTGGGAGCCGACCGCGCCGGACGTCAAGCCCGTCACCAGTGCGCCCGACCCCGTGCGCGGCGCAGGCGTTTTTGCGAACACCTGCTTCATTTGCCACGGCGAAGACGGACAGGGCACCGCGCGGGCGCCCGCGTTGAACGATCCCAGGCGGCTCAAGGAGTTTGACGACGGGTGGTACCGCGATGTCATCGCGCACGGCCGCCCGGCTAAGGGGATGCCAACGTGGGGCACCGTCCTCTCGCCCCGGCAGATCAACGATGTGGTGGCACTGCTTGCCGCGTGGCGCGCAGGGCGCACGGTGACGCCCTCAGCGACACTGGCGACCCAGATCAACAGCGCACTATACGCGCTGCGCCAATTCGACCGCGTTGACGCGGCGTTTTTTCTGAGCGCGGCCATCCCATTGGCGAACTCCGCCCAACAAGCCGAGATCGTAGCCGTAGTGGACCTGGTCAAACAGAATCATCTGTCCGAAGCCGAAGCGCGCCTACTGCTTCTCCTGCCCCCATCCGAATTGGGCAAGGAGATATTCGAGAGCAACTGCGCGTCCTGTCACGCCTCGGATGGCAGCGGCGGCATGGGCAAGAACTTGCGCGGCAGCAATTTCGTCAAATCCAAGACCGATGCGGAACTCGTCACGTTTCTAGTGGCGGGCAGGTCCGGCACGGCGATGAACGGTTTCCAAGGCATACTGAGCGAAGAGCAACTCAAGTACGTCATCGCGTTGATGCGGACGTGGCGATAG